One stretch of Carcharodon carcharias isolate sCarCar2 chromosome 20, sCarCar2.pri, whole genome shotgun sequence DNA includes these proteins:
- the isca2 gene encoding iron-sulfur cluster assembly 2 homolog, mitochondrial isoform X2 codes for MLPDLLSFSRVPCLTISLQSRPVLLAGKIRILAHRELLALRVTGRCVSAGQETESNSGASQDTLFLSDSCVKRLKQILEKDELLRVQVEGGGCSGFQYKFTLDKTIEADDRVFEQDGVCLVVDSDSLEYLKGGTVDYSEELIRSSFQVIHNPRAEHGCSCGSSFSIKL; via the exons atgctgccagacctgctgagtttttccag GGTGCCATGTTTGACCATTTCTTTACAGAGCCGGCCTGTGTTATTGGCTGGCAAAATTCGCATCTTAGCCCACCGGGAATTACTAGCTTTGCGAGTAACTGGACGGTGTGTCTCAGCTGGTCAAGAAACTGAATCAAACTCTGGTGCATCCCAGGACACCCTGTTCCTCAGTGATAGCTGTGTTAAG CGCCTAAAACAGATTTTGGAAAAGGATGAACTCCTGAGGGTACAAGTGGAAGGAGGTGGCTGTTCAGGTTTCCAGTACAAATTCACACTGGATAAAACAATAGAGGCAGATGacag GGTCTTCGAACAGGATGGAGTTTGCCTTGTCGTTGACTCTGACAGTCTGGAGTACCTGAAAGGAGGGACGGTGGATTACAGTGAGGAACTAATCCGTAGCTCATTTCAAGTGATACACAATCCACGGGCTGAACATGGATGTTCTTGTGGGAGCTCCTTTTCTATCAAACTTTAA
- the isca2 gene encoding iron-sulfur cluster assembly 2 homolog, mitochondrial isoform X1 — MIATGLLRKTLLSTAVQLCWRRVPCLTISLQSRPVLLAGKIRILAHRELLALRVTGRCVSAGQETESNSGASQDTLFLSDSCVKRLKQILEKDELLRVQVEGGGCSGFQYKFTLDKTIEADDRVFEQDGVCLVVDSDSLEYLKGGTVDYSEELIRSSFQVIHNPRAEHGCSCGSSFSIKL, encoded by the exons ATGATAGCAACTGGGCTGTTGAGGAAAACCCTGTTGTCAACTGCCGTTCAGCTTTGCTGGAGGAG GGTGCCATGTTTGACCATTTCTTTACAGAGCCGGCCTGTGTTATTGGCTGGCAAAATTCGCATCTTAGCCCACCGGGAATTACTAGCTTTGCGAGTAACTGGACGGTGTGTCTCAGCTGGTCAAGAAACTGAATCAAACTCTGGTGCATCCCAGGACACCCTGTTCCTCAGTGATAGCTGTGTTAAG CGCCTAAAACAGATTTTGGAAAAGGATGAACTCCTGAGGGTACAAGTGGAAGGAGGTGGCTGTTCAGGTTTCCAGTACAAATTCACACTGGATAAAACAATAGAGGCAGATGacag GGTCTTCGAACAGGATGGAGTTTGCCTTGTCGTTGACTCTGACAGTCTGGAGTACCTGAAAGGAGGGACGGTGGATTACAGTGAGGAACTAATCCGTAGCTCATTTCAAGTGATACACAATCCACGGGCTGAACATGGATGTTCTTGTGGGAGCTCCTTTTCTATCAAACTTTAA